The Podospora pseudopauciseta strain CBS 411.78 chromosome 7 map unlocalized CBS411.78m_7.2, whole genome shotgun sequence genome contains a region encoding:
- the ACC1 gene encoding acetyl-coenzyme-A carboxylase (COG:I; EggNog:ENOG503NUU6; BUSCO:EOG092600T4), translating to MGDTPRNGVIVPKSNGKASYAEKHKIASHFIGGNRLENAPPSKVKDFVANHDGHTVITNVLIANNGIAAVKEIRSVRKWAYETFGDERAIKFTVMATPEDLQANADYIRMADHYVEVPGGTNNHNYANVELIVDIAERMDVHAVWAGWGHASENPKLPESLAASPKKIVFIGPPGSAMRSLGDKISSTIVAQHADVPCIPWSGTGVSQVSVDEDGIVTVPDDVYLKGCVSSWQEGLEKAKEIGFPVMVKASEGGGGKGIRKVVNEETFEELYKAAASEIPGSPIFVMKLADSARHLEVQLLADQYGNNISLFGRDCSVQRRHQKIIEEAPVTIAKPNTFKAMEEAAVRLGKLVGYVSAGTVEYLYSHADDKFYFLELNPRLQVEHPTTEMVSGVNLPAAQLQIAMGLPLHRIQDIRLLYGVDPKTATEIDFQFANPESEKTQRRPTPKGHTTACRITSEDPGEGFKPSNGVLHDLNFRSSSNVWGYFSVGSAGGIHSFSDSQFGHIFAYGENRAASRKHMVVALKELSIRGDFRTTVEYLIKLLETEAFEDNTITTGWLDELISKKLTAERPDPMLAVVCGAVTKAHIASENCIAEYRAGLEKGQVPSKDILKTVFPVDFIYEGYRYKFTVSRSSSDSYHLFINGSKCTVGVRALSDGGLLVLLDGRSHNVYWKEEAAATRISVDSKTCLLEQENDPTQLRTPSPGKLVKYSVENGAHVRAGQTFAEVEVMKMYMPLIAQEDGIVQLIKQPGATLEAGDILGILALDDPSRVKQAQSFIGQLPEYGPPVVVGNKPAQKFTLLFNTLKNILMGFDNQVIMLQTLKGLIEVLRDPKLPYSEFSAQFSALHARMPQKLDAQFSSVLERASSRGAEFPARNLAKVFQKFLDDNVTSKSDADVLKTTLQPLTDVLDMYAEGQKVRELTVITELLNMYAEVERLFSGRRSQDEEVILQLRDQNKEDTSKVVQTVLSHTRVAAKNSLVLAILEEYRPNKPNVGNVGKYLRPVLRKMAELESRQTAKVSLKAREILIQCALPSLEERTAQMEHILRSSVVESRYGETGWDHREPNLEVIKEVVDSKYTVFDVLTLFFAHEDPWVSLAALEVYVRRAYRAYVLKKIEYHTDETETPSFVSWDFALRKIGQTEFGLPLQSAAPSSPATPVDNTFKRIHSISDMSYLERKTQEEPTRKGVIVPCKYLEDADDLLSRALDTLPVMNGAKKKTPGFIPDLSGKRRPPPPPRLDSIDELSAVVNVAIRDAEGRSDDEILKEILPLVHQFKDDLFARRVRRLTFICGRNDGSYPGYYTFRGPEYIEDDSIRHIEPSLAFQLELARLSKFKIKPVFTENKNIHMYEGVGKGVETDRRFFTRAVIRPGRLRDEIPTAEYLISEADRVINDIFDALEIIGTHNSDLNHMFINFTPVFQLQPQEVEQSLQGFLDRFGPRAWRLRVAQVEIRIICTDPSTGMPYPLRVIITNTSGYVIQVEMYAERKSDKGDWVFYSTGGTTKIGSMHLLPVSTPYPTKNWLQPKRYKAHLMGTQYVYDFPELFRQAIQNSWANAVKKVPSMAEKQPPVGECIEFNELVLDDHDNLAEVSRDPGTNTCGMVGWLISARTPEYPKGRKFIVVANDITFNIGSFGPKEDNFFYKCTELARKLGVPRIYLSANSGARLGLANELMPHFSVAWNEEGKPEAGFKYLYLNDEAKKRFESTVLTEEVSEGGEKRHKIVTIIGAEDGLGVECLRGSGLIAGATSRAYQDIFTCTLVTCRSVGIGAYLVRLGQRAVQIEGQPIILTGAPALNNLLGREVYTSNLQLGGTQIMYRNGVSHLTANDDFAGVSKIVEWMSFVPDKRNNPVPISLGIDSWDRDVVFTPEQKKPYDVRWMIAGKQDEDGFQPGLFDKDSFVETLGGWARTVVVGRARLGGIPMGVIGVETRSVENITPADPANPDSIEQVSNEAGGVWYPNSAFKTAQAINDFNYGEQLPLMILANWRGFSGGQRDMYNEVLKYGSYIVDALVKFEQPVFIYIPPFGELRGGSWVVVDPTINPTAMEMYADVDARGGVLEPEGIIGIKYRKDKQLETMARLDPVYSGLKRQIADTSLSKEEIDEIKKKMTEREQELLPVYAQISLQFADLHDRAGRMKAKGVIREVLEWRNARRFFYWRVRRRLNEEYILRRLASAAAVSGVHNKNAAAAAQARARHLSLLESWCGIAHFDKSDREVAIWYEENRKVVHEKVEHLKAEALQAEMRELVRLGSQSTEDAASNPAWKGIRDVLHTMPVQEREKMLQYLKQV from the exons ATGGGAGACACACCACGGAACGGCGTTATAGTGCCCAAGTCCAACGGCAAGGCTTCGTATGCCGAGAAGCACAAGATCGCCTCCCACTTCATTGGCGGCAACCGGCTGGAAAATGCCCCGCCGTCCAAGGTGAAGGACTTTGTCGCTAACCACGACGGTCACACCGTCATTACAAAT GTATTGATCGCCAACAACGGTATCGCCGCCGTCAAGGAGATCAGATCAGTGCGAAAATGGGCCTACGAGACGTTTGGCGACGAGCGGGCCATCAAGTTCACTGTGATGGCCACGCCAGAAGATTTGCAAGCAAACGCCGACTACATCCGTATGGCTGACCATTACGTTGAGGTTCCCGGCGGcacaaacaaccacaactATGCCAATGTCGAGCTTATTGTTGACATTGCGGAGCGTATGGACGTACACGCCGTGTGGGCAGGCTGGGGTCACGCTTCGGAAAACCCCAAGCTTCCAGAGTCCCTCGCCGCGTCACCAAAGAAGATTGTGTTCATCGGTCCTCCGGGCTCTGCCATGCGCTCGCTCGGTGACAAGATCTCTTCCACCATTGTAGCTCAGCACGCCGATGTGCCATGTATTCCATGGTCTGGTACTGGCGTTTCCCAAGTGAGTGTGGACGAGGATGGCATCGTCACAGTTCCAGATGATGTCTACCTCAAGGGCTGCGTGAGCTCGTGGCAAGAGGGcttggagaaggcgaaggagaTTGGTTTCCCAGTAATGGTCAAGGCCtctgagggtggtggtggtaaggGTATTCGCAAGGTCGTCAACGAGGAGACCTTCGAGGAGCTTTacaaggcggcggcgagcgAGATCCCTGGCTCTCCCATTTTCGTCATGAAGTTGGCCGACAGTGCGAGACATTTGGAGGTTCAATTGCTTGCTGATCAATACGGCAACAACATTTCGCTGTTTGGCAGAGATTGCTCGGTCCAACGCAGACATCAAAAGATTATCGAAGAGGCCCCCGTCACCATTGCCAAGCCAAACACGTTCAAGGCcatggaggaggctgccgttCGCCTCGGCAAGCTTGTCGGTTACGTTTCCGCCGGTACCGTCGAGTATTTGTACTCCCATGCCGATGACAAGTTCTACTTCTTGGAGTTGAACCCTCGTCTCCAGGTCGAGCATCCCACGACCGAAATGGTCAGCGGTGTTAACCTCCCCGCTGCCCAGCTGCAGATCGCCATGGGTCTCCCACTTCACCGGATTCAGGACATCCGTTTGCTGTATGGTGTGGATCCCAAGACGGCCACCGAGATCGACTTCCAGTTTGCGAACCCTGAAAGTGAAAAGACCCAGCGGAGGCCAACGCCCAAGGGCCACACCACGGCCTGCCGTATCACCTCCGAGGATCCCGGTGAGGGCTTCAAGCCATCCAACGGTGTGCTCCACGACTTGAACTTCCGCTCCAGCTCCAACGTCTGGGGTTACTTCTCTGTCGGTTCCGCTGGTGGTATTCACAGCTTCTCCGACTCTCAGTTCGGTCACATTTTCGCCTACGGCGAGAACCGTGCTGCCTCCAGAAAGCACATGGTTGTGGCCCTGAAGGAGCTGAGCATCCGTGGTGACTTCCGTACTACTGTCGAATACCTCATCAAGCTTCTCGAGACCGAAGCTTTCGAggacaacaccatcaccaccggctgGCTTGATGAGTTGATTTCCAAGAAGCTCACTGCCGAGAGACCTGACCCTATGCTCGCTGTTGTCTGCGGTGCTGTCACCAAGGCTCACATTGCCAGCGAGAACTGCATTGCCGAATACAGAGCCGGTCTGGAGAAGGGCCAAGTCCCCTCCAAGGACATTCTCAAGACTGTCTTCCCTGTGGACTTCATCTATGAGGGCTACCGGTACAAGTTCACCGTCAGTCGTTCCAGCTCTGACAGCTACCACCTCTTCATCAACGGTTCCAAGTGCACAGTCGGTGTTCGCGCTCTCAGCGACGGTGGTCTCCTGGTCCTCCTCGATGGGCGCAGTCACAACGTGTACTGGAAGGAAGAGGCCGCCGCCACTCGCATCTCAGTCGACAGCAAGACCTGCCTGTTGGAGCAGGAGAACGACCCCACCCAGCTCCGCACGCCATCTCCCGGTAAGCTCGTGAAGTACTCTGTGGAGAACGGTGCCCACGTGCGTGCTGGCCAGACCTTTGCCGAAGTTGAGGTCATGAAGATGTACATGCCCCTCATCGCACAGGAGGACGGTATTGTGCAGCTCATCAAGCAGCCCGGAGCTACCCTCGAGGCTGGTGACATTCTCGGTATCTTGGCTCTTGATGACCCCAGCCGCGTCAAGCAAGCTCAGTCGTTCATCGGCCAGCTTCCCGAGTATGGCCCtcctgtggtggttggtaaCAAGCCCGCCCAGAAGTTCACCCTTctcttcaacaccctcaagaACATCCTCATGGGTTTCGACAACCAGGTAATCATGTTGCAGACCCTGAAGGGGCTTATTGAGGTGCTCCGCGACCCCAAGCTCCCCTACAGCGAGTTCTCGGCTCAGTTCTCTGCTCTCCATGCCCGCATGCCCCAGAAGCTCGACGCTCAGTTCAGCTCTGTTCTCGAACGTGCGTCCTCGCGTGGCGCCGAGTTCCCTGCTCGCAACCTGGCCAAGGTCTTCCAGAAGTTCCTTGACGACAACGTCACCTCCAAGAGCGACGCGGACGTCCTCAAGACCACTCTTCAGCCTTTGACCGACGTGCTCGACATGTATGCCGAAGGTCAGAAGGTGCGTGAGTTGACCGTTATTACTGAGCTCCTGAACATGTACGCCGAGGTCGAGCGCCTTTTCTCTGGCCGCCGGTCTCAGGACGAGGAAGTCATCTTGCAGCTTCGTGACCAGAACAAGGAGGACACCTCCAAGGTTGTGCAGACTGTGCTGTCGCATACCAGAGTCGCGGCCAAGAACTCGCTGGTTCTCGCCATTCTGGAGGAGTACCGTCCCAACAAGCCCAATGTTGGCAACGTTGGCAAGTACCTTCGCCCAGTGCTTCGCAAGATGGCCGAGCTCGAGTCCCGCCAAACTGCTAAGGTCTCGTTGAAGGCTCGTGAGATTCTCATCCAGTGTGCCCTTCCGTCTCTCGAGGAGAGAACCGCCCAGATGGAGCACATTTTGCGCTCCTCTGTTGTTGAGTCCCGCTACGGCGAGACCGGCTGGGACCACCGGGAGCCTAACCTTGAGGTCATCAAGGAGGTCGTCGACTCCAAGTACACTGTCTTCGATGTCCTGACATTGTTCTTCGCTCACGAGGATCCCTGGGTTTCTCTGGCTGCTTTGGAGGTTTACGTCCGTCGCGCGTACCGTGCGTATGTCCTGAAGAAGATTGAGTACCACACCGATGAGACCGAGACGCCATCCTTCGTTTCCTGGGACTTTGCTCTGCGCAAGATTGGCCAGACCGAGTTCGGGCTGCCCTTGCAGTCCGCCGCCCCATCCTCTCCGGCTACGCCGGTTGATAACACCTTCAAGCGTATCCACTCCATCAGCGACATGTCCTACCTCGAGAGGAAGACACAGGAGGAGCCGACCCGTAAGGGTGTGATAGTTCCATGCAAGTACCTCGAGGATGCCGATGACCTCCTCTCCAGAGCTCTCGACACCCTCCCGGTGATGAACGgcgccaagaagaagaccccTGGCTTCATTCCTGACCTCAGCGGCAAGCGTCgcccgccccctcctcctcgtcttgaCAGCATCGACGAACTTTCAGCCGTTGTCAACGTTGCCATCCGCGATGCTGAGGGCCGCAGCGATGATGAGATCCTGAAGGAGATCTTGCCCCTGGTCCATCAGTTCAAGGATGACCTTTTCGCCCGCCGCGTCCGTCGTCTGACCTTCATCTGCGGCCGCAACGATGGCTCGTACCCCGGTTACTACACCTTCCGTGGCCCCGAGTACATTGAGGATGACAGTATTCGCCACATTGAGCCTTCTCTTGCCTTCCAGCTCGAATTGGCTCGTCTCTCCAAGTTCAAGATCAAGCCCGTCTTCACCGAAAACAAGAATATCCACATGTACGAGGGTGTTGGGAAGGGTGTTGAGACTGATAGGCGCTTCTTCACTCGTGCTGTCATTCGCCCCGGAAGACTTCGGGATGAGATTCCTACCGCCGAGTACTTGATTTCGGAAGCCGACCGCGTGATCAACGATATTTTTGACGCTCTCGAGATTATCGGCACACACAACTCGGATTTGAACCATATGTTCATCAACTTTACTCCCGTCTTCCAGCTTCAGCCTCAGGAAGTTGAGCAGTCGCTTCAGGGCTTCTTGGATCGCTTCGGTCCCCGCGCTTGGCGTCTTCGTGTTGCCCAGGTCGAGATCCGCATTATTTGCACTGATCCCTCCACCGGCATGCCCTACCCTCTGCGTgtgatcatcaccaacacctctGGCTACGTCATCCAGGTAGAGATGTATGCCGAGCGCAAGTCGGACAAGGGCGACTGGGTCTTCTACTCTACCGGTGGCACCACCAAGATCGGATCCATGCATCTGCTCCCCGTCTCGACCCCTTACCCCACCAAGAACTGGCTCCAGCCCAAGCGGTACAAGGCTCATTTGATGGGCACTCAGTATGTGTATGATTTCCCCGAGCTCTTCCGCCAGGCCATCCAGAACAGCTGGGCCAATGCTGTCAAGAAGGTCCCCTCCATGGCCGAGAAGCAGCCCCCGGTTGGCGAGTGCATCGAGTTCAACGAGCTTGTCTTGGATGACCATGACAACTTGGCCGAGGTTTCTCGCGACCCAGGCACCAACACCTGCGGTATGGTCGGTTGGCTCATCAGCGCCCGCACCCCCGAATACCCCAAGGGCCGCAAGTTTATTGTCGTCGCCAACGACATCACCTTCAACATTGGTTCTTTCGGGCCCAAGGAAGACAACTTCTTCTACAAGTGCACAGAGCTTGCTCGCAAGTTGGGCGTTCCCCGCATCTACTTGTCGGCCAATTCGGGTGCTCGCTTGGGTCTGGCTAACGAGCTGATGCCTCACTTCAGCGTGGCCTGGAacgaggagggcaagcccGAGGCTGGCTTCAAGTACCTCTACCTCAACGatgaggccaagaagaggtTCGAGAGCACTGTGCTGACCGAGGAGGTCTCTGAGGGTGGCGAGAAGCGTCACAAGATTGTCACCATCATCGGTGCTGAAGACGGTTTGGGTGTCGAATGCTTGCGTGGTTCCGGCCTCATCGCCGGTGCCACTAGCAGAGCCTACCAGGATATCTTTACTTGCACGCTCGTCACTTGCCGCTCGGTTG GTATTGGTGCCTACCTTGTCCGCCTTGGTCAGCGTGCTGTGCAAATTGAGGGCCAGCCCATCATCCTGACTGGTGCCCccgccctcaacaaccttttGGGTCGTGAGGTCTACACCTCTAACCTCCAGCTTGGTGGCACTCAGATCATGTACCGCAACGGTGTGTCTCACTTGACCGCCAACGACGACTTTGCTGGTGTTTCCAAGATTGTTGAGTGGATGTCCTTCGTTCCCGATAAGCGCAACAACCCTGTGCCCATCAGCCTTGGCATCGACAGCTGGGATCGTGACGTTGTCTTCACCCCAGAGCAGAAGAAGCCCTATGATGTCAGGTGGATGATTGCCGGCAAGCAGGACGAGGATGGTTTCCAGCCTGGTCTGTTTGACAAGGATTCCTTCGTGGAGACCCTTGGCGGCTGGGCTCGCACTGTCGTGGTTGGTCGTGCTCGTCTCGGCGGCATTCCTATGGGTGTCATCGGTGTCGAGACCCGCTCTGTCGAGAACATCACACCCGCCGACCCTGCCAACCCTGACTCGATCGAGCAAGTCAGCAACGAGGCCGGTGGTGTTTGGTACCCCAACTCTGCCTTCAAGACTGCTCAGGCCATCAACGACTTCAACTATGGCGAGCAGCTTCCCCTGATGATCCTTGCCAACTGGCGTGGATTCTCTGGTGGCCAGCGTGACATGTACAACGAGGTCCTCAAGTACGGCTCGTACATTGTCGATGCTCTCGTCAAGTTCGAGCAGCCAGTCTTCATCTACATTCCACCATTCGGTGAGCTTCGTGGCGGTTCGTGGGTCGTTGTCgatcccaccatcaacccgaCCGCCATGGAGATGTACGCCGATGTGGACGCCCGCGGCGGTGTCTTGGAGCCTGAGGGTATCATCGGTATCAAATACCGCAAGGACAAGCAGCTTGAGACCATGGCCCGTCTCGATCCCGTTTACTCGGGCCTGAAGAGGCAGATCGCCGACACGTCGCTTTCCAAGGAGGAGATCGatgagatcaagaagaagatgacggaGCGCGAGCAGGAGCTTCTGCCTGTATATGCTCAGATCAGCTTGCAGTTTGCCGATCTTCACGACCGCGCCGGCCGCATGAAAGCCAAGGGTGTCATTCGCGAGGTGCTCGAGTGGCGCAACGCCCGCCGCTTCTTTTACTGGCGCGTGCGCAGAAGATTGAACGAGGAGTacatcctccgccgccttgcCTCGGCGGCTGCGGTTTCGGGCGTTCACAACAAGAATGCGGCGGCAGCTGCCCAAGCCCGCGCCCgtcacctctccctcctcgaatCCTGGTGCGGTATTGCCCACTTTGACAAGTCTGATCGCGAGGTTGCCATCTGGTACGAGGAAAACCGCAAGGTGGTGCACGAGAAGGTTGAGCACCTCAAGGCCGAGGCTCTGCAGGCCGAGATGCGCGAGCTCGTCCGTCTTGGTAGCCAGTCTACGGAGGATGCTGCCAGCAACCCTGCCTGGAAGGGTATCCGCGATGTCCTTCACACCATGCCGGTACAAGAACGGGAGAAGATGCTCCAGTATCTCAAGCAGGTGTAA